One Methylobacterium sp. SyP6R genomic window carries:
- a CDS encoding DotG/IcmE/VirB10 family protein — MLSQKALAAIGGVVVVSALGSAAFILRDVPGTDRGAGLASEIRGQTPNPPNDMMKPVGAAEADRRAGVNQQAADEKAEKGKPFVAPTVIAEKRGATMGELPDGNPEPKPAEPPPEPKVVEKIIYKDRPVIQTVYRDVPVQPTADPDQVAAINDQIKALLKPTPGGFLVRSFAKGERPKPPEPKAAAAAAPVPTGPFGPGVRHATVARAGDVAYAVLDRGFNSDDPAAPIFATIVDLDERQQPGPLNGIRMMGQIIYSQTQGAIRFTTMILQDGRQGPMQAIAITVDQARTGVAEDVDNHVLERYGGLVIAGLIQGVGQVGQQLTQLNTQTVVGNGFAVQSGRGIDWLTAGMGAALPVGQAMTSAAARSFSRPPTLSSSVNFPVGVVFLQPVVVPLDAARVTVGAGTGYGPDPAYGASYRPETLPISYARKP; from the coding sequence ATGCTCTCACAGAAAGCGCTCGCGGCGATCGGCGGCGTCGTCGTGGTCAGCGCCCTCGGCTCGGCCGCGTTCATCCTGCGGGACGTTCCCGGCACCGACCGGGGCGCGGGGCTGGCCTCGGAGATCCGCGGGCAGACGCCGAACCCGCCCAACGACATGATGAAGCCCGTCGGCGCGGCGGAGGCCGACCGGCGCGCCGGCGTCAACCAGCAGGCGGCGGACGAGAAGGCCGAGAAGGGCAAGCCGTTTGTTGCGCCGACGGTGATCGCCGAGAAGCGCGGCGCGACGATGGGCGAGTTGCCCGACGGCAATCCGGAGCCAAAGCCGGCCGAGCCGCCTCCAGAGCCCAAGGTGGTCGAGAAGATTATCTACAAGGACCGTCCGGTCATTCAGACCGTGTACCGGGACGTGCCGGTCCAGCCGACGGCCGATCCCGATCAGGTCGCGGCGATCAACGACCAGATCAAGGCGCTCCTCAAGCCCACCCCGGGCGGGTTCCTGGTGCGGAGCTTTGCCAAGGGCGAGCGGCCGAAGCCGCCGGAGCCGAAGGCCGCCGCGGCGGCAGCGCCGGTTCCGACCGGGCCGTTCGGGCCGGGCGTCCGGCACGCGACCGTGGCGCGCGCCGGCGACGTCGCCTACGCGGTCCTCGATCGCGGCTTCAACTCCGACGATCCGGCAGCGCCGATCTTCGCCACCATCGTCGACCTTGACGAACGCCAGCAGCCCGGGCCGCTCAACGGCATCCGGATGATGGGCCAGATCATCTACTCGCAGACGCAAGGTGCGATCCGCTTCACAACCATGATCCTGCAAGACGGCCGCCAGGGGCCGATGCAGGCGATCGCGATCACGGTCGACCAGGCCCGCACGGGCGTCGCCGAGGATGTCGACAACCACGTGCTCGAGCGCTACGGCGGCCTCGTCATCGCCGGCCTGATCCAGGGCGTCGGCCAGGTCGGGCAGCAGCTCACCCAGCTCAACACCCAGACGGTGGTCGGCAACGGATTCGCAGTCCAGTCGGGCCGCGGCATCGACTGGCTGACCGCCGGGATGGGCGCGGCGCTGCCGGTGGGCCAGGCCATGACCTCGGCGGCGGCGCGCTCGTTCAGCCGCCCGCCGACCCTGTCCTCGTCGGTGAACTTCCCCGTAGGCGTCGTCTTCCTCCAGCCGGTCGTGGTGCCGCTCGACGCCGCCCGCGTCACGGTCGGGGCCGGCACCGGCTACGGGCCGGATCCGGCCTATGGCGCCAGCTACCGGCCCGAGACCCTGCCGATCTCCTACGCGAGGAAGCCATGA
- the traA gene encoding Ti-type conjugative transfer relaxase TraA — MAIYHLSAQVISRGAGKSAVASAAYRRATTMTRESDGKIITYEGKQHVAHTELSLPAQVPAWFRTAIDGRSENGASAFLWNAVEKKEGLKGTGYAMEMNIALPNELTIEQNVALARDWIDTEITSRGLVADWALHDVPGNAHFHVMVPLRQLTETGFSAKHDFARDRDGNILHREDGKPRYERMAGPMKHLVPWRRSWAEVANTHLAAAGFDLRIDHRSHAEAGIQIEPTEHIGVQASNLRGTVSDRVEEEKKKRARNAQAIIADPEKLLPILSREKSVFDERDIARAVFRYIDDPAAFEAVRLRLGQSPELVAVAEEVFDPESGRVVSPARWTTRALLQAEILMQAATGRLYADASHGISQRALDRAIAARPELSEQQREAVRHVTASERIAAVVGFAGAGKSTMLGVARAAWIGAGHAVIGGALAGKAAEGLEKSAGITSRTLASWELAWKHERDVLKPGDVFVLDEAGMVASEQLSRIVQEVERRGAKLVLVGDAQQLQPIEAGAGFRAIVETIGYAELSEIWRQADPAMRRASVALARGEAAAALGVYSEAGMVRFTSDRAGAREALIAAWKPDYLAAKPDGRASETLILAQTNVDVLALNALARSALKADGMLAEEARFITARGERMFAPGDRVLFLENDRQLGVKNGMLATVEAASSGRLTVRLDRDGRGGGERVEVHAEAYRNLDHGYAATVHKSQGATLDRVHVLATPGMDRHLAYVAMTRHRHSVVLHGAHADFIPNWRKAKLGPEPVPAVLDAAALDGLTRRLSRDGSKASTLDHAGEAAFREAAVGLTRPPEPMDGEQVHDRASDLPLLDAKRIARDLSALAGRLEAGSGAASIGPDPKPAAAVVDASGSPALAALDAALARLESAETDIADRVRPQDIRALASAFAERRGLNGHAVLAPALAKRARTMIRTAQARWRRLRGLAGRLTAAWQALAASRPAAPETIPSKPAETAEVKVPLEPFLAAVPYDEAAIDAVLESRVDPQQHLKAELDVLRLRIRNAVKDPASLYKAIYGQLRTSGEGYPGRIDDLLADPEAYGGLRGRKGWFVPKAEKEEREKAEASYRELRRSAIDLKNMFSFMADKMRPEEERYRWRIAVEVPGLCPAAAAALITIARTPGTDPRAFDAVVAKAVATSEQRAEIEAFASAVADRFGASGAIGRTAEKGLGPGQWLTREEREILSGAGFVATYLKEGSLDHLIAQVLRRELDQQVDVQPQRSVDQRRDLNRDRDPGLTP; from the coding sequence ATGGCCATCTATCACCTCTCGGCTCAGGTCATTAGTCGCGGTGCCGGCAAGAGTGCCGTTGCCAGCGCCGCCTATCGGCGCGCTACGACCATGACTCGCGAGAGCGACGGCAAGATCATTACCTACGAGGGCAAGCAGCACGTCGCGCACACCGAGTTGAGCCTTCCGGCTCAAGTTCCTGCCTGGTTCCGCACCGCCATCGACGGTCGCAGCGAGAACGGCGCCTCGGCCTTTCTCTGGAACGCCGTCGAGAAGAAGGAGGGTCTGAAGGGCACCGGCTACGCGATGGAGATGAACATCGCGCTCCCCAACGAACTCACCATCGAGCAGAACGTGGCGCTAGCCCGCGACTGGATCGATACGGAGATCACATCCCGGGGCCTCGTCGCCGATTGGGCCCTGCACGACGTGCCGGGTAACGCACACTTCCACGTCATGGTCCCGCTGCGACAGCTGACCGAGACCGGGTTCTCGGCCAAGCACGATTTCGCCCGCGATCGCGATGGCAATATCCTCCACCGTGAGGACGGAAAGCCCCGCTACGAGCGCATGGCGGGGCCGATGAAGCACCTCGTGCCATGGCGCCGTTCATGGGCAGAGGTGGCCAATACCCACCTGGCCGCCGCCGGGTTCGACCTGCGCATCGACCACCGCTCGCACGCCGAGGCCGGCATCCAGATCGAACCGACGGAGCATATTGGCGTCCAGGCCTCCAACCTGCGCGGCACCGTCTCCGATCGCGTCGAGGAGGAGAAAAAAAAGCGCGCCCGCAATGCGCAGGCGATCATCGCCGATCCGGAGAAGCTGCTGCCGATCCTCTCGCGCGAGAAGAGCGTGTTCGATGAGCGCGACATCGCCCGCGCCGTCTTCCGCTATATCGACGACCCGGCCGCGTTCGAGGCGGTGCGTCTCAGGCTTGGCCAGTCACCCGAACTCGTGGCCGTCGCCGAGGAGGTTTTCGATCCCGAGAGCGGGCGCGTAGTATCGCCCGCGCGATGGACCACGAGGGCGCTGCTCCAGGCCGAGATCTTGATGCAGGCCGCGACCGGACGGCTCTACGCCGATGCCAGTCACGGGATCTCACAGCGAGCGCTCGACCGTGCCATCGCCGCCCGTCCGGAACTGTCCGAGCAGCAGCGCGAGGCGGTCCGGCACGTCACGGCGTCTGAGCGGATCGCGGCCGTCGTGGGGTTTGCCGGTGCGGGCAAATCGACCATGCTCGGCGTCGCACGCGCGGCCTGGATCGGGGCCGGTCACGCCGTCATTGGCGGGGCGCTCGCCGGCAAGGCGGCCGAGGGATTGGAGAAGAGTGCGGGGATCACCAGCCGCACGCTGGCCTCGTGGGAGCTCGCCTGGAAGCACGAGCGTGACGTGCTGAAACCCGGCGACGTCTTCGTGCTCGACGAGGCCGGCATGGTCGCCTCCGAGCAGCTCTCGCGGATCGTGCAGGAGGTGGAGCGCCGCGGCGCCAAACTGGTGCTGGTCGGCGACGCGCAGCAGCTTCAGCCGATCGAGGCCGGTGCGGGTTTCCGGGCGATCGTCGAGACGATCGGCTACGCCGAGCTGTCGGAGATCTGGCGCCAGGCCGATCCGGCGATGCGGCGTGCAAGCGTGGCGCTTGCCAGGGGCGAGGCGGCAGCGGCACTCGGCGTTTATAGCGAAGCCGGGATGGTGCGGTTCACGTCCGATCGCGCGGGTGCGCGCGAGGCGCTGATCGCGGCCTGGAAGCCGGATTACCTCGCCGCCAAGCCCGACGGTCGCGCAAGCGAAACGCTGATCCTGGCCCAGACCAACGTCGACGTTCTGGCGCTCAACGCCTTGGCGCGTTCCGCGCTCAAGGCCGACGGGATGCTGGCCGAAGAGGCCCGGTTCATCACGGCCCGCGGCGAGCGGATGTTCGCGCCCGGCGACCGCGTGCTGTTCCTGGAGAACGATCGCCAGCTCGGGGTGAAGAACGGCATGCTGGCCACGGTCGAGGCCGCGTCGAGCGGTCGGCTCACGGTCAGGCTCGATCGTGACGGAAGAGGCGGCGGCGAGCGAGTGGAGGTCCATGCCGAGGCCTACCGCAACCTCGATCACGGCTACGCTGCGACCGTGCATAAGAGCCAAGGCGCGACCCTCGATCGGGTGCATGTGCTGGCCACGCCCGGCATGGATCGCCACCTCGCCTACGTGGCGATGACGCGCCATCGCCACAGCGTCGTTCTCCACGGTGCCCACGCCGACTTCATCCCCAACTGGCGCAAGGCCAAGCTCGGACCTGAGCCTGTGCCGGCCGTGCTCGATGCGGCAGCACTCGACGGACTGACGCGCCGGCTGTCGCGGGACGGCTCGAAGGCCTCGACCCTGGATCATGCCGGCGAGGCCGCATTCCGTGAGGCCGCCGTCGGGCTGACGCGCCCGCCCGAGCCGATGGATGGGGAGCAGGTCCACGACCGCGCGAGCGATCTTCCGCTGCTCGATGCCAAGCGGATCGCCAGGGATCTCTCGGCTCTCGCAGGTCGCCTCGAGGCGGGAAGCGGCGCGGCTTCGATCGGCCCCGACCCGAAGCCCGCCGCTGCCGTTGTCGACGCCTCCGGCTCGCCGGCCTTGGCCGCGCTCGACGCGGCTCTTGCCCGTCTGGAGAGCGCGGAAACAGACATCGCCGACCGGGTGCGACCACAGGATATCCGGGCGCTCGCCTCGGCCTTTGCGGAGCGGCGTGGTCTCAACGGCCACGCCGTCCTCGCGCCTGCGCTCGCGAAGCGGGCGCGCACCATGATCCGCACCGCGCAGGCGCGTTGGCGGCGCCTGCGCGGCCTCGCAGGGCGGCTTACCGCAGCTTGGCAGGCGCTCGCAGCATCCCGCCCTGCGGCTCCCGAAACGATCCCGTCCAAGCCGGCGGAAACGGCAGAGGTCAAGGTACCGCTCGAGCCGTTCCTGGCCGCCGTTCCCTACGACGAAGCGGCGATCGATGCGGTCCTCGAAAGTCGGGTCGATCCGCAGCAACACCTGAAGGCGGAACTCGACGTGTTGCGACTCAGGATCCGCAACGCGGTCAAGGATCCCGCCAGCCTCTACAAGGCGATCTACGGCCAGCTTCGCACGTCCGGAGAAGGCTACCCTGGACGGATCGATGACCTGCTTGCTGACCCCGAGGCCTATGGCGGTCTGCGGGGGCGAAAAGGCTGGTTCGTTCCGAAGGCCGAGAAGGAGGAGCGGGAGAAGGCGGAAGCCTCCTATCGAGAACTCAGGAGGTCCGCCATCGACCTCAAGAACATGTTCTCGTTCATGGCTGACAAGATGCGTCCGGAGGAGGAGCGTTACCGGTGGCGCATCGCGGTCGAGGTGCCGGGCTTGTGCCCGGCCGCCGCCGCGGCGCTGATCACGATCGCCCGGACGCCTGGTACCGATCCTCGGGCGTTCGATGCCGTCGTCGCGAAGGCCGTGGCGACCTCCGAGCAACGTGCCGAAATCGAGGCATTCGCGAGTGCCGTCGCCGACCGGTTCGGCGCCAGCGGGGCGATCGGGCGAACGGCCGAGAAGGGGCTCGGACCGGGGCAGTGGCTCACGCGCGAAGAGCGGGAGATCCTGTCCGGGGCTGGGTTCGTCGCCACCTACCTCAAGGAGGGCAGCCTGGATCACTTGATCGCTCAGGTCCTGCGCCGCGAGCTCGATCAGCAGGTCGACGTACAGCCGCAGCGGAGCGTGGATCAGCGCCGGGACCTCAACCGTGACCGAGATCCCGGGCTGACGCCCTGA
- a CDS encoding Fic/DOC family protein has translation MSGDPYVYEGTDTLKNNADIRDPEALAEREQIVSFQALRQMLGEPVLGQFDQAHFAAIHKRLFAEIYPWAGETRTVELWKPEIVLQGKSVAYTPPAQIAAQMTSALSSLAQEKPGNLKESRPAMRLAENMATLFQAHPFREGNTRTLLAFMEQYARHHQQPLDQALINLVPSETRDKLVLATRGQIQPLAEMVRNARYSEEQRAHPLLGRLSAEAFEATRLMGSPRIVLAEPGSQIRGQVVATNYDHALVRQDRVLAAVPLASFRVMPPNNSRVDVRVLAKGERLDRAQPREEVARSQVVGSVLIPATYVLLAGQRPEDAVRNRIEIPGPSPALVDALKNLTAREIVANPGLVAEVRQIDKSLIDRFGREGSAMLIQGSPEEARGLLPTGQDLDEVRAVLKPVVQAVMLDDRQQTLAQAQTLARDEPQLGPSL, from the coding sequence GTGAGCGGCGATCCCTACGTCTACGAGGGCACCGACACCCTCAAGAACAATGCGGACATCCGCGACCCCGAGGCGCTGGCCGAGCGTGAGCAGATCGTCTCGTTCCAGGCCCTGCGTCAGATGCTCGGGGAGCCGGTGCTCGGCCAATTCGACCAGGCGCATTTCGCGGCGATCCATAAGCGGCTCTTTGCCGAGATCTACCCGTGGGCGGGCGAGACCCGCACGGTCGAGCTGTGGAAGCCCGAGATCGTGCTCCAGGGTAAGAGCGTCGCCTACACGCCGCCGGCACAGATCGCCGCGCAGATGACGTCGGCGCTGTCGAGCTTGGCGCAGGAGAAGCCGGGGAACCTGAAGGAGAGCCGGCCGGCGATGCGCCTGGCCGAGAACATGGCGACGCTGTTCCAGGCCCACCCGTTCCGGGAGGGCAACACCCGCACCCTCCTGGCATTCATGGAGCAGTACGCCCGGCACCATCAGCAGCCGCTCGATCAGGCGCTGATCAACCTGGTGCCGAGCGAGACCCGCGACAAGCTGGTGCTCGCCACCCGCGGCCAGATCCAGCCCTTGGCCGAGATGGTCCGCAACGCCCGCTACTCGGAGGAGCAGCGCGCCCATCCGCTTCTTGGCCGCCTCTCGGCCGAGGCCTTCGAGGCAACACGGCTGATGGGATCGCCGCGCATCGTCCTGGCCGAGCCCGGCAGCCAGATCCGCGGCCAGGTGGTCGCCACGAACTACGACCATGCCCTGGTGCGTCAGGACCGCGTGCTCGCCGCGGTACCGCTCGCGTCCTTCCGTGTGATGCCGCCGAACAACTCCCGCGTCGACGTGCGGGTGCTGGCCAAGGGCGAGAGGCTGGACCGAGCCCAGCCACGCGAGGAGGTGGCGCGCAGCCAGGTGGTCGGGAGCGTGCTGATCCCTGCGACCTACGTGCTGCTCGCCGGCCAGCGGCCGGAGGATGCCGTGCGCAACCGCATCGAGATACCGGGCCCGAGCCCGGCTCTCGTCGACGCCCTCAAGAACCTCACGGCCCGCGAGATCGTCGCCAATCCGGGCCTGGTCGCGGAGGTGCGCCAGATCGACAAGAGCCTGATCGACCGCTTCGGCCGCGAGGGCTCGGCGATGCTGATCCAGGGCAGTCCCGAGGAGGCCAGGGGCCTCCTGCCCACGGGACAGGATCTCGACGAGGTCCGTGCCGTCCTCAAGCCCGTGGTGCAGGCCGTGATGCTCGACGATCGCCAGCAGACGCTCGCGCAAGCGCAGACCCTCGCCCGGGACGAGCCCCAGCTCGGACCGTCGCTGTGA
- a CDS encoding type IV secretory system conjugative DNA transfer family protein gives MKWIYGAIAVAIGLALHLAFALVLGPLVGAFYVVEPGHSMMVQAMRVAAVTFPALILFAASGLARTGESGRVVAAFSSLFLIGLCVWTVRQEITRLTALNPGADTRALLRQADIPLFCAVCFAGFVAFIAPVVSLVRVRKTTRGYNKPIRSKSAAHGDAEWASLKLAGELFPEDGALVLGELYRPDLDPKTTSRIFKPNDRKTWGSGGRKPLMGFNADLGSGHGLIFSGSGGFKTTGTVIPMLLSCPWNAVVLDPSTELYPMLVEYREAMRGPSNRRRVFCITPKDPMSGFNVLDWIGRGENSAEKDIAAVVGWIATGPVKRADPNDFFRNSALQLIRGVLAYICLNKGFDATKPRTLRTLREMISQPEPDFLMQLDWILRAEEKDSFAALALGPFKSMTPQTFSGVYATAADLTNWLSFKEYAAIVSGGKFSSLDLIDDDIDVFVALDLQTLQDYPGLARVIIGGMMNALYHANGKVKDRVAFILDEAARLGNMSLLEVARDAGRKYGIVLVMVYQALGQLRQQWGDKDAVSAWFESTSWQSFSAVTDVETAKALSERCGYFTQEVVSYSQQARTGKGSGGVSLSASTSLHKRALIMPDEIINTMRRDEQILCVPGVEPIRCGRAIYFRREDMKKLVGDNRFFLREAQEAEDYLAEFEKSLEDAQMAA, from the coding sequence ATGAAGTGGATCTACGGTGCCATCGCCGTCGCGATCGGCCTCGCCCTGCACCTCGCGTTCGCGCTGGTTCTCGGCCCGCTGGTCGGGGCGTTCTACGTCGTCGAGCCTGGCCACTCGATGATGGTCCAGGCCATGCGGGTGGCGGCTGTCACCTTCCCTGCGCTCATCCTGTTCGCCGCCTCCGGCCTTGCGCGAACCGGCGAAAGTGGTCGCGTGGTCGCGGCGTTCTCCTCGCTGTTCCTGATTGGGCTTTGCGTCTGGACGGTGCGGCAGGAAATCACCCGACTGACCGCCCTCAACCCGGGCGCGGATACGCGAGCGCTGCTGCGCCAAGCCGATATCCCGCTGTTCTGCGCAGTGTGCTTTGCGGGCTTCGTCGCCTTCATCGCACCGGTCGTTTCACTGGTGCGGGTCAGGAAGACCACGCGCGGCTACAATAAGCCGATCCGCTCGAAATCCGCCGCCCACGGCGATGCCGAGTGGGCGTCATTGAAGCTGGCCGGTGAGCTGTTTCCGGAGGACGGCGCACTGGTGCTCGGCGAGCTATACCGGCCCGACCTCGACCCGAAGACCACGTCGCGGATCTTCAAGCCGAACGATCGCAAGACCTGGGGCTCTGGCGGGCGCAAACCGCTGATGGGGTTCAACGCCGATTTGGGCTCCGGACATGGCCTGATCTTCTCCGGCTCGGGCGGGTTCAAAACCACCGGCACGGTGATCCCGATGCTGCTGTCGTGCCCGTGGAACGCGGTCGTGCTCGACCCCTCGACCGAGCTTTATCCGATGCTCGTCGAATACCGGGAAGCGATGCGTGGCCCGAGCAACCGTCGACGCGTGTTCTGCATCACGCCGAAGGACCCGATGAGCGGGTTCAACGTGCTCGACTGGATCGGTCGGGGGGAGAACTCGGCCGAGAAGGACATCGCGGCCGTGGTCGGCTGGATCGCAACAGGCCCGGTCAAGCGCGCCGACCCCAACGATTTCTTCCGAAACTCGGCGCTCCAGCTCATCCGTGGGGTGCTCGCCTATATCTGCCTCAACAAGGGTTTCGACGCGACCAAGCCACGGACGTTGCGCACCCTGCGCGAGATGATCTCGCAGCCCGAACCGGACTTCCTGATGCAGCTCGATTGGATCCTCCGGGCCGAGGAAAAGGACTCGTTTGCCGCGCTCGCCCTCGGCCCATTCAAGTCGATGACGCCGCAGACATTTTCGGGCGTCTACGCGACCGCGGCCGACCTGACGAACTGGCTGTCGTTCAAGGAATACGCCGCGATCGTGTCTGGCGGAAAGTTCTCCAGCCTCGACCTCATCGACGACGATATCGACGTGTTCGTGGCACTCGATCTCCAGACGCTTCAGGATTATCCGGGGCTGGCGCGTGTCATCATCGGCGGTATGATGAACGCGCTCTATCACGCCAACGGCAAGGTTAAGGATCGCGTCGCGTTTATCCTCGACGAGGCGGCGCGGCTCGGCAACATGAGCCTGCTCGAGGTCGCGCGCGACGCCGGCCGGAAATACGGCATCGTGCTCGTGATGGTGTATCAGGCGCTGGGCCAGCTTCGCCAGCAATGGGGCGACAAGGACGCCGTCAGTGCGTGGTTCGAGTCGACCTCGTGGCAGTCGTTCTCCGCCGTCACCGACGTCGAAACGGCCAAGGCGCTTTCGGAGCGGTGCGGGTATTTCACGCAGGAAGTCGTGTCCTACAGCCAGCAGGCTCGCACGGGCAAAGGCTCGGGCGGTGTGAGCCTGTCGGCCTCGACCTCGCTTCACAAACGAGCGCTGATCATGCCCGACGAGATCATCAACACGATGCGGCGGGACGAGCAGATCCTGTGCGTGCCCGGTGTCGAGCCGATCCGCTGCGGCCGAGCGATTTATTTCCGTCGCGAGGACATGAAGAAGCTCGTCGGTGACAACCGCTTCTTCCTCCGCGAAGCGCAGGAAGCGGAGGATTATCTTGCCGAGTTCGAGAAATCTCTGGAGGACGCGCAAATGGCGGCGTAA
- a CDS encoding DUF2493 domain-containing protein encodes MLDHLTHDLDEDLPADPTLLEEISATGYRPFEEHDDPRPLPHSGKLDHALYVAMSAIEEAFAGTRLEDDLEDVLWGMVNVFHRRVETIERKLDENEQAQRQSQREQDGSEVLSVELERLIALGQTLSERRNAFEYSRDEAAHRFTRITKSLWRPRSGSQVNRATMTAAMIDSRDFISARRRAETEIHLPQGTRIAFTGGKQFQDVSVIWDTLDRVRTKYPDMVLMHGGGEGAELIAAKWAAHRQVAQVVFKPNWKRHSKAAPFRRNDQILEQAPIGVVHFPGGGISDNLADKAMAKGIPVRRGVKAGA; translated from the coding sequence ATGCTCGACCACCTGACCCACGATCTCGACGAGGACCTGCCCGCCGATCCGACCCTGCTCGAGGAAATCTCGGCCACCGGCTACCGCCCGTTCGAGGAGCACGACGATCCCCGGCCCCTACCCCACTCCGGCAAGCTGGACCATGCCCTCTATGTAGCGATGTCCGCGATCGAGGAGGCCTTCGCCGGCACCCGCCTGGAAGACGACCTCGAGGACGTGCTGTGGGGGATGGTCAACGTGTTCCACCGCCGCGTGGAGACGATCGAACGCAAGCTCGACGAGAACGAGCAGGCGCAGCGCCAGAGCCAGCGCGAGCAGGACGGCAGCGAGGTGCTGTCGGTCGAGCTGGAGCGGCTCATCGCCCTCGGCCAGACGCTCTCGGAACGCCGCAACGCCTTCGAGTACTCCCGCGACGAGGCCGCCCACCGGTTCACCCGGATCACCAAGTCGCTGTGGCGCCCACGCTCCGGCTCGCAGGTCAACCGGGCGACCATGACCGCAGCGATGATCGACTCGCGCGACTTCATTAGCGCCCGGCGCCGGGCCGAGACCGAGATCCACCTGCCGCAAGGCACCCGGATCGCCTTCACGGGCGGCAAGCAGTTCCAGGACGTGTCGGTGATCTGGGACACCCTGGACCGCGTCAGGACCAAGTACCCCGACATGGTGCTGATGCACGGCGGCGGTGAGGGCGCCGAGCTGATCGCCGCGAAGTGGGCGGCGCACCGCCAGGTCGCCCAGGTGGTGTTCAAGCCCAACTGGAAGCGCCACAGCAAGGCGGCCCCGTTCCGGCGCAACGACCAGATCCTGGAGCAGGCCCCGATCGGGGTCGTCCACTTCCCCGGCGGTGGGATCTCCGACAACCTCGCCGACAAGGCGATGGCCAAGGGTATCCCCGTCCGGCGGGGCGTGAAGGCCGGCGCGTGA
- a CDS encoding TraC family protein, whose amino-acid sequence MARPKTREAILTEIEALQKKLKAHDKAEAERIGNLAMKAGLGSIDIPEEVLAKEFEALVARFRAEYPEVAQPQATRRRGARPAPEGADESAA is encoded by the coding sequence ATGGCCAGGCCGAAGACGCGCGAGGCGATCTTGACCGAGATCGAGGCGCTGCAAAAGAAGCTCAAGGCCCACGACAAGGCCGAGGCCGAACGAATCGGCAACCTGGCCATGAAAGCCGGCCTTGGGTCGATCGACATTCCCGAGGAGGTTCTGGCCAAGGAGTTCGAGGCTCTGGTCGCGCGATTTCGTGCGGAATACCCGGAGGTGGCGCAGCCCCAGGCAACGCGACGTCGAGGCGCTCGACCGGCTCCGGAGGGAGCTGATGAAAGCGCAGCTTGA
- a CDS encoding DotH/IcmK family type IV secretion protein encodes MMRVWASGFAAAAVWASAAAAQAPGQPVTAPSDPAAGAAVRRPAGMPPTGQPPATGNLAPQTHPPVPRPLTPAELEELRKRMLGTSQGLILKPGEIQEVRRAVQDAQGAGNFPGRDGRMPRPEPRLLIVTQEVSRAAPETLHLAYGVVSPITFVDAKGTPWPIASVAYDPRLFAQDGTGCGQDIAMGATQVPAPAGSDRPTSINLMPCRYDTWGNILIRLENVSYPIPLMVLSGQSETVDIPVTVRVAGTSPLTPIKVVTASTAPVRKGGPPGPRRGGGPIDTTELLHLFGAGTPPAGAQKLATTGGAQAWIYRERMYVRVQGDLVSPQPIASADASGGFRVYEFLRPASRLVAERGDGAETAISVEF; translated from the coding sequence ATGATGCGAGTGTGGGCCTCGGGCTTCGCCGCGGCGGCCGTCTGGGCCTCGGCCGCGGCGGCACAAGCTCCCGGGCAGCCGGTCACGGCACCGAGCGATCCGGCCGCGGGCGCTGCGGTGCGGCGCCCGGCCGGCATGCCGCCCACCGGTCAGCCGCCTGCCACGGGCAATCTGGCGCCTCAGACCCACCCTCCCGTCCCGCGCCCCCTGACGCCGGCCGAGCTGGAGGAGCTGCGCAAGCGCATGCTCGGCACCAGCCAGGGCTTGATCCTGAAGCCCGGCGAGATCCAGGAGGTCCGTCGCGCCGTTCAGGACGCGCAGGGCGCCGGCAACTTCCCGGGCCGCGACGGGCGGATGCCCCGGCCGGAGCCGCGATTGCTCATCGTCACGCAGGAGGTCAGCCGGGCGGCGCCCGAGACCCTGCATCTCGCCTACGGCGTGGTGTCGCCGATCACCTTCGTCGACGCAAAGGGCACGCCCTGGCCGATCGCCTCCGTCGCCTACGACCCGCGCCTGTTCGCGCAAGACGGGACCGGCTGCGGCCAGGACATCGCCATGGGCGCGACGCAGGTTCCGGCTCCGGCGGGATCGGACCGGCCGACCTCGATCAACCTGATGCCGTGCCGGTACGACACCTGGGGCAACATCCTCATCCGGCTCGAGAACGTGTCCTACCCGATCCCGCTCATGGTCCTGTCGGGCCAGAGCGAGACGGTGGACATCCCGGTCACGGTGCGGGTCGCCGGCACCTCGCCGCTGACCCCGATCAAGGTGGTCACGGCGAGCACCGCGCCGGTGCGCAAGGGCGGTCCGCCCGGTCCGCGGCGCGGGGGAGGGCCGATCGACACCACGGAGCTCCTGCACCTCTTCGGCGCCGGCACGCCGCCGGCCGGGGCGCAGAAGCTCGCCACCACCGGCGGGGCGCAGGCCTGGATCTATCGCGAGCGGATGTACGTACGCGTCCAGGGCGATCTCGTCAGCCCGCAGCCGATCGCCTCGGCCGACGCGTCGGGGGGATTCCGCGTCTACGAGTTCCTGCGCCCGGCCTCGCGCCTCGTCGCCGAGCGCGGCGACGGCGCGGAAACCGCCATCAGCGTCGAATTCTAG
- a CDS encoding conjugal transfer protein TraD, giving the protein MKAQLEERRRDAHRKIQLGGLIVKAGLADIPTNVLLGLLVEGRDRIRDPAVEERLARLGDKEFKA; this is encoded by the coding sequence ATGAAAGCGCAGCTTGAGGAGCGGCGGCGGGACGCACACCGCAAGATCCAGCTCGGCGGCCTGATCGTGAAAGCGGGGCTCGCCGATATTCCGACCAACGTCCTACTCGGTCTCCTGGTCGAGGGTCGTGATCGCATCCGCGATCCTGCGGTGGAAGAACGGCTCGCCCGCCTTGGCGATAAGGAGTTCAAGGCATGA